A section of the Candidatus Acetothermia bacterium genome encodes:
- the smpB gene encoding SsrA-binding protein SmpB: MTRQVVARNRRARRDYAVEEKYEAGLALTGSEVKSLRAGRVSLDEAYARVKDGEVWLHGMHIAPYEPSARYGHEPERPRKLLLHRREIARLTGKVARAGYTLIPLSLYFSDRGYAKVELGVARGQTKVDKRRRLIEEEEERRAREAMKRYERGRG, encoded by the coding sequence ATGACCCGCCAAGTGGTGGCCAGGAACCGCCGTGCCCGCCGCGACTACGCGGTGGAGGAGAAGTACGAGGCCGGCCTCGCCCTCACCGGGTCCGAGGTGAAGTCCCTCCGGGCAGGGCGGGTATCCCTGGACGAGGCCTACGCCCGGGTGAAGGACGGAGAGGTGTGGCTCCATGGGATGCACATCGCCCCCTATGAGCCCAGCGCCCGGTACGGCCACGAGCCGGAGCGGCCGCGCAAGCTCCTCCTCCACCGCCGGGAGATCGCCCGCCTCACGGGCAAGGTCGCCCGCGCCGGGTACACCTTGATCCCCCTCTCTCTGTACTTCAGCGACCGCGGCTACGCCAAGGTGGAGCTCGGGGTGGCCCGGGGCCAGACCAAGGTCGACAAGCGGCGGCGGCTGATCGAGGAGGAGGAAGAGCGCCGGGCGCGCGAGGCGATGAAACGCTACGAGCGGGGCCGGGGGTGA
- a CDS encoding bifunctional nuclease family protein, producing MREAEVRALLLDPTTKTPVLLLKDRNSSKAMPIWIGEPEAMSIALELQGHAFPRPLSHDLMKRLLEALGGALERVVISSVKETTYYATLVVRDGGGELKEIDARPSDAVALALRTRSPIYIEEEVFEQSAIESPFGDEERFEEFVDRELRLSEFKRLAG from the coding sequence ATGCGCGAAGCGGAGGTGAGGGCGCTTCTTCTTGATCCGACGACGAAGACGCCTGTGTTGCTCCTCAAGGACCGGAACTCCTCGAAGGCGATGCCCATCTGGATTGGAGAGCCCGAGGCGATGTCCATCGCCCTCGAGCTCCAGGGCCATGCCTTCCCCCGTCCGTTGTCACACGACCTGATGAAGCGCTTGCTTGAGGCGTTGGGCGGGGCGCTGGAGCGGGTCGTGATCTCCAGCGTCAAAGAAACCACGTACTACGCGACGCTGGTGGTGCGGGACGGGGGGGGCGAACTCAAGGAGATCGACGCCCGGCCTTCCGACGCCGTGGCCCTGGCGTTGCGCACGCGGTCGCCCATCTACATCGAGGAAGAGGTGTTCGAGCAGTCGGCCATCGAATCTCCATTCGGCGATGAGGAGCGGTTCGAGGAGTTCGTGGACCGGGAGCTCCGGCTTTCCGAGTTCAAGCGCCTGGCGGGGTGA
- the rpiA gene encoding ribose-5-phosphate isomerase RpiA, whose amino-acid sequence MVCVEDLKRRAAEAAVELVRPGMVIGLGHGSTARYALLRLAELVKAGTLWDLVGVPCSTQVEGEARRLGIPLTTLDEHPELDLTIDGADEVDPELNLIKGGGGALLREKIVAQASRREVIVVDEGKLSPALGTRSPVPVEVVPFGWKTQARYLEALGAQVALRAGPDGAPARTDQGNLILDCRFGPIAQPEALARRLEGRAGIVGHGLFLGLATDLIVAGRDGVRHVRLGSR is encoded by the coding sequence GTGGTGTGCGTAGAGGACCTGAAGCGGCGGGCGGCGGAGGCCGCGGTGGAGCTGGTGCGGCCGGGGATGGTCATCGGCCTTGGGCACGGCAGCACCGCCCGCTACGCGCTCCTGCGCCTCGCCGAGCTTGTGAAGGCGGGCACGCTGTGGGACCTCGTTGGGGTGCCGTGTTCGACTCAGGTCGAGGGGGAGGCACGGCGCCTCGGCATCCCCCTCACCACCCTGGACGAGCACCCTGAGCTGGACCTCACCATCGATGGGGCGGATGAGGTAGACCCCGAGCTGAACCTGATCAAGGGCGGCGGCGGGGCGCTCCTTCGGGAGAAGATCGTCGCCCAAGCGAGCCGGCGCGAGGTGATCGTGGTGGACGAGGGCAAGCTCTCCCCGGCCCTGGGGACGCGGAGCCCGGTGCCGGTGGAGGTGGTGCCGTTCGGCTGGAAGACCCAGGCCCGTTACCTGGAGGCGTTGGGGGCCCAGGTCGCCCTACGCGCTGGGCCGGACGGGGCCCCGGCGAGGACCGATCAGGGGAACTTGATCCTCGACTGTCGGTTCGGCCCGATCGCCCAGCCCGAAGCGCTCGCCCGGAGGCTGGAGGGCCGGGCCGGGATCGTAGGCCATGGGCTCTTCCTTGGCCTCGCCACCGATCTCATCGTGGCCGGCCGGGACGGGGTCCGCCACGTCCGGCTGGGGTCTCGGTAG
- a CDS encoding bifunctional acetate--CoA ligase family protein/GNAT family N-acetyltransferase, whose product MSIRNLDKIFKPQRIAVIGASNNPGSVGYTVLRNLIGAGFDGVVYPVNPRRESIQGIQAYPSVMGLPKAPDLAVICTPAPSVPGLVRECGEAGVHGIIIVSAGFKEAGAEGRVLEEQVRDEARKFDGMRIIGPNCLGVIVPGIRMNASFAAAMPEDGHVAFVSQSGALCTSVLDWALEEGIGFSHFVSIGNMVDVDFGDLIDYFGEDERTRSIILYVESVSDAREFMSAARAFARTKPIVVYKAGRFAESARAASSHTGALAGEDAVYDAAFQRAGMVRVYEIGDIFDSAELLARVRPPLGPRLAIVTNAGGPGVMATDALIARHGQLTELSPDTLEKLKSVLPPFWSHGNPVDVLGDASPERYVQALEAVLADPGVDAALVILTPQAMTDPTATARAVGELARRAPKPILAAWMGGVMVREGVHILNQAGVPTYPNPDQAVQAFMHLVDYGRNLELLYETPRDIPVRFTLDRGEIRKRFKPVLAKADILSEPDSKALLSAYGIPVTVPQAARSADEAVAAARKVGYPVVLKVLSPDITHKTDVGGVVLGLRTDDGVRQAFEQIMKTVHERRPDARVNGVTVQRMVQAERGLEMILGAKVDPAFGAVIMVGMGGVAAEVFRDTALGLPPLNERLARRMLESLRSWPLLRGYRGRPGADLDRLIETIMRFSYLIADYPEIKELDINPLIVAPDELVAVDARVVVDRELLDKPLRPYSHLAIHPYPEGYTRTVTLKDGTRVTLRPIKPEDEPLWHEMLAISSRESIRFRFRYIFKETTHQMAISYCFIDYDREMAIVAELDEDGRRKLAGVGRLVADPDHVAAEYAVFVADPWQNKGLGGLLTDYCLDIAKGWGIKRVTAETTPNNVRMIAIFQHRGFKIERRAEEGVVLADKALT is encoded by the coding sequence GTGAGCATTCGCAACCTGGACAAGATCTTCAAGCCGCAGCGGATCGCGGTCATCGGCGCCAGCAACAATCCCGGAAGCGTCGGATACACGGTGTTGCGCAACCTGATCGGAGCGGGGTTCGACGGGGTGGTGTACCCGGTGAACCCCCGGCGGGAATCGATCCAGGGGATCCAGGCTTACCCGAGCGTAATGGGCCTTCCCAAGGCCCCTGACCTCGCGGTGATCTGCACCCCCGCCCCCTCCGTGCCCGGGCTCGTGCGGGAGTGCGGCGAGGCCGGGGTCCACGGGATCATCATCGTCTCCGCCGGGTTCAAGGAGGCCGGAGCGGAGGGCCGGGTACTGGAGGAGCAGGTCCGGGATGAGGCAAGGAAGTTCGACGGGATGAGGATCATTGGCCCGAACTGCCTGGGGGTCATCGTGCCCGGGATCCGCATGAACGCGAGCTTCGCCGCGGCGATGCCCGAGGATGGCCACGTGGCGTTCGTGTCCCAGTCCGGGGCCCTGTGTACTTCGGTCCTGGACTGGGCGCTCGAGGAGGGGATCGGGTTCTCGCACTTCGTGTCCATCGGGAACATGGTGGACGTGGACTTCGGCGACCTCATCGACTACTTCGGCGAGGACGAGCGGACGCGGTCCATCATCCTGTACGTGGAGTCCGTGAGCGACGCCCGGGAGTTCATGTCCGCGGCGCGCGCGTTCGCTCGCACCAAGCCGATCGTGGTGTACAAGGCGGGGCGGTTCGCGGAGTCGGCCCGGGCCGCCAGCTCCCACACCGGGGCTCTGGCCGGCGAGGACGCGGTGTACGACGCGGCGTTCCAGCGGGCGGGGATGGTCCGGGTGTACGAGATCGGGGACATCTTCGACTCCGCGGAGCTTTTGGCCCGGGTGCGACCTCCCCTCGGGCCCAGGCTGGCCATCGTCACCAACGCCGGGGGACCAGGGGTGATGGCCACCGACGCCCTCATCGCCCGCCACGGGCAGCTCACCGAGCTCAGCCCGGACACGTTGGAAAAGCTTAAGAGCGTTCTGCCCCCGTTTTGGTCCCACGGGAACCCGGTGGACGTCCTCGGGGATGCCTCGCCGGAGCGGTACGTCCAGGCGTTGGAGGCCGTGCTCGCCGATCCGGGTGTGGACGCGGCCCTGGTCATCCTGACCCCGCAGGCGATGACCGATCCGACGGCCACGGCGCGTGCGGTGGGGGAACTGGCCCGCCGGGCCCCGAAGCCGATCCTGGCAGCGTGGATGGGCGGGGTCATGGTCCGGGAGGGGGTGCACATCCTGAACCAGGCCGGTGTGCCCACCTACCCCAACCCAGACCAGGCCGTCCAAGCATTCATGCACCTCGTGGACTACGGGCGCAACCTGGAGCTCCTGTACGAGACCCCGCGGGACATCCCGGTCCGGTTCACCTTGGACCGGGGGGAGATCCGCAAGCGGTTCAAGCCCGTGCTCGCCAAGGCGGACATCCTGTCCGAACCAGATTCGAAGGCGCTGCTCTCCGCGTACGGGATCCCGGTCACCGTGCCCCAGGCCGCCCGGTCCGCGGACGAGGCGGTGGCGGCCGCCCGCAAGGTCGGCTACCCGGTGGTCCTCAAGGTCCTGTCCCCGGACATCACCCATAAGACAGACGTGGGCGGGGTGGTCCTCGGCCTGCGCACCGACGACGGGGTGCGCCAGGCGTTCGAGCAGATCATGAAGACGGTGCACGAGCGCCGCCCGGATGCCCGCGTGAACGGGGTGACCGTGCAACGGATGGTACAGGCGGAACGCGGGCTCGAGATGATCCTCGGGGCCAAGGTCGACCCCGCGTTCGGGGCGGTGATCATGGTGGGGATGGGCGGGGTGGCGGCGGAGGTGTTCCGCGACACCGCGCTTGGGCTCCCGCCCTTGAACGAGCGGTTGGCCCGGCGGATGCTGGAGTCGCTCCGGAGCTGGCCCCTCCTCCGTGGGTACCGTGGCCGACCGGGAGCGGACCTGGATCGCCTGATCGAGACGATCATGCGTTTCTCCTACCTCATCGCCGACTACCCGGAGATCAAGGAGCTCGACATCAACCCCCTCATCGTGGCCCCGGACGAGCTGGTGGCGGTGGACGCCCGGGTGGTGGTGGACCGGGAGCTCTTGGACAAGCCTCTCCGTCCCTACTCCCACCTCGCCATCCACCCCTATCCCGAGGGCTACACCCGAACGGTTACCCTGAAGGACGGGACCCGGGTCACGCTGCGGCCGATCAAGCCGGAGGACGAGCCGCTGTGGCACGAGATGCTGGCCATCTCCTCCCGGGAATCGATCCGGTTCCGGTTCCGGTACATCTTCAAGGAGACCACCCACCAGATGGCGATCTCCTACTGTTTCATCGACTACGATCGGGAGATGGCCATCGTCGCCGAGCTCGACGAGGACGGGCGGCGCAAGCTGGCCGGGGTGGGGCGCCTCGTGGCCGATCCCGACCACGTGGCCGCGGAATACGCGGTGTTCGTGGCCGACCCGTGGCAGAACAAGGGCCTGGGCGGCCTTCTCACCGATTACTGCCTTGACATCGCCAAGGGGTGGGGGATCAAGCGGGTGACGGCGGAGACGACCCCGAACAACGTGCGGATGATCGCGATCTTCCAACACCGGGGGTTCAAGATCGAGCGCCGGGCCGAGGAAGGCGTGGTGCTGGCGGACAAGGCCCTGACCTGA
- the prfA gene encoding peptide chain release factor 1, translating into MDKILARVDDLARELREIEEALGQPGAAGRPDFPDLSRRYARLREIVAKGEELRRVLAEIAEEEDLLAEEEDEDLRDALKEELERDRARAERLGQELLRMFLPENLDDRKNAILEIRAGAGGEESALFAADLFRMYSRYAERRGFQVRVMDSHPTPLGGFKQIVFVVEGSGAYGRLRYESGVHRVQRVPETEASGRIHTSTATVAVLPEAEEIEVDIDPADLKIDTFRASGPGGQHMQKNETAVRITHIPTGIVVSCQDERSQHRNREQALRVLRAKLRDIEEQERETELREARRRQIGSGDRSEKIRTYNFPQARVTDHRIGLTVHQLAAVLDGDLDLLIEPLLAEEAARALAVDHPRPRS; encoded by the coding sequence ATGGACAAGATCCTGGCCCGCGTGGACGACCTCGCCCGGGAGCTTCGGGAGATCGAGGAAGCCCTGGGACAACCGGGGGCTGCCGGTCGCCCGGATTTCCCGGATCTCTCCCGGCGCTACGCCCGGCTGCGGGAGATCGTGGCCAAGGGGGAAGAGCTCAGGCGGGTCCTCGCCGAGATCGCCGAGGAGGAGGACCTCCTCGCCGAAGAGGAGGACGAGGATCTCCGGGACGCGCTCAAGGAGGAGCTGGAGCGGGACCGGGCGCGGGCGGAGCGGCTCGGGCAGGAGCTGTTGCGGATGTTCCTCCCGGAGAACCTGGACGACCGCAAGAACGCGATCCTGGAGATCCGCGCCGGCGCCGGGGGCGAGGAGTCGGCCCTGTTCGCTGCGGACCTGTTCCGCATGTACAGCCGCTATGCGGAGCGGCGGGGCTTTCAGGTGAGGGTGATGGACTCCCATCCCACCCCGCTTGGCGGGTTCAAGCAGATCGTGTTCGTCGTGGAGGGTAGCGGGGCGTACGGCCGGCTCCGCTACGAGTCGGGGGTGCACCGGGTGCAGCGGGTCCCGGAGACCGAGGCCAGCGGCCGCATCCACACCTCCACCGCCACCGTGGCCGTGCTGCCCGAGGCGGAGGAGATCGAGGTGGACATCGACCCGGCCGACCTCAAGATCGACACGTTCCGCGCGAGCGGCCCTGGCGGCCAGCACATGCAGAAGAACGAGACCGCGGTGCGCATCACCCACATCCCCACCGGGATCGTCGTCTCCTGCCAGGACGAACGATCCCAGCACCGCAACCGGGAGCAGGCGCTGCGCGTCCTGCGGGCCAAGCTGCGCGACATCGAGGAGCAGGAGCGGGAGACCGAGCTCCGGGAAGCCCGGCGGCGCCAGATCGGCAGCGGCGACCGTTCCGAGAAGATCCGGACCTACAACTTCCCCCAAGCCCGGGTCACCGACCACCGCATCGGCCTCACCGTGCACCAGCTCGCTGCGGTGCTCGATGGCGATCTGGACCTTTTGATCGAGCCCCTGCTCGCCGAGGAGGCGGCCCGGGCCCTGGCCGTGGATCACCCCCGGCCCCGCTCGTAG
- the glmS gene encoding glutamine--fructose-6-phosphate transaminase (isomerizing) — translation MCGIVGYAGHRPAQAVLLDGLARLEYRGYDSAGLAVLAGGRIATVRRVGKLALLRKALEEVPLPGNLGIGHTRWATHGLPTEENAHPHLDCTGKIALVHNGIIENHRALREKLLAQGHAFRSQTDTEVLVHLVEGHFQGDLVRAVRAALSEAEGALAIAVIHADCPEEIVVARTGSPLVVGVLPEEGFVASDAPALLPYTREFYFLGDGEVARVRPGQVEVWDEHGRRKEALFRHVPWDPLAAEKQGYRHFMEKEIHEQPVAVADTLRGELHALWEGELGEADLREIDHVYLVACGTSYHAALVAEYLWEPLLGIPVAAEVASEFRYKDPAVGPRSLVVAVSQSGETVDTLMAVRGAKARNAKVLAVANVVGSAIPREADGVLYTRAGLEIGVAASKTFTAQLAALALLGLRLAHVRGVLSPDAFERATDELARAPALLARALEVEPEIEALARDHYQRPNFLYLARGLLYPLALEGALKLKEISYIHAEGYPAGEMKHGPIALIHEEMPVVFLFSQAELPDKALANVQEVKARRGIVIAFTDHDRPELHELADHLILLPPAPRALLPFTFTPPLQLLAYHVARLRGTDVDQPRNLAKTVTVE, via the coding sequence ATGTGCGGGATCGTTGGCTACGCCGGTCATCGTCCGGCCCAGGCTGTTCTCCTCGATGGACTGGCCCGCCTAGAGTACCGAGGCTACGACTCGGCCGGGCTGGCCGTCCTCGCCGGCGGTCGGATCGCCACCGTGCGGCGGGTGGGCAAGCTCGCCCTGCTCAGGAAGGCCCTGGAGGAGGTACCCCTCCCCGGCAACCTCGGCATCGGCCACACCCGCTGGGCCACCCATGGCCTGCCCACCGAGGAGAACGCCCATCCGCATCTCGACTGCACGGGCAAGATCGCCCTCGTCCACAACGGGATCATCGAGAACCACCGCGCCCTGCGGGAGAAACTCCTGGCTCAAGGGCATGCGTTCCGGTCCCAGACCGACACCGAGGTCCTGGTCCACTTGGTGGAGGGCCATTTCCAGGGGGACCTGGTGCGGGCGGTGCGGGCGGCGCTGAGCGAAGCCGAGGGGGCGTTGGCGATCGCCGTGATCCACGCCGATTGTCCTGAGGAGATCGTGGTCGCCCGCACGGGAAGCCCGCTCGTGGTGGGGGTCCTCCCCGAAGAGGGGTTTGTGGCCTCGGACGCCCCGGCCCTGCTTCCCTACACCCGGGAGTTCTACTTCCTCGGGGATGGGGAGGTGGCCCGGGTCCGGCCGGGCCAGGTGGAGGTGTGGGATGAGCATGGCCGGCGGAAGGAAGCCCTCTTCCGCCACGTGCCCTGGGACCCGTTGGCCGCCGAGAAACAGGGGTACCGGCACTTCATGGAGAAGGAGATCCACGAGCAGCCGGTGGCCGTGGCCGACACCCTGCGCGGGGAACTGCACGCCCTATGGGAAGGGGAACTCGGGGAGGCCGACCTCCGCGAGATCGACCACGTGTACCTCGTGGCCTGCGGGACCTCCTACCACGCCGCCCTGGTGGCCGAGTACCTGTGGGAGCCGCTCCTCGGGATCCCGGTGGCGGCGGAGGTCGCCAGCGAGTTCCGGTACAAGGACCCGGCGGTGGGACCACGCTCGCTCGTGGTGGCGGTGTCCCAGTCCGGCGAGACGGTGGACACCCTGATGGCGGTGCGCGGGGCCAAGGCCCGGAACGCGAAGGTGCTCGCCGTGGCCAACGTGGTCGGATCGGCGATCCCCCGAGAGGCGGACGGGGTCCTGTACACCCGGGCCGGCCTCGAGATCGGGGTCGCTGCCTCCAAGACGTTCACCGCCCAGCTCGCCGCGTTGGCCCTCCTCGGGCTGCGGCTGGCCCATGTTCGGGGGGTCCTGTCCCCGGACGCGTTCGAACGGGCGACGGACGAGCTCGCCCGCGCCCCCGCCCTCCTCGCCCGGGCCCTGGAGGTGGAACCGGAGATCGAGGCCCTGGCCCGAGATCATTACCAGAGGCCGAACTTCTTGTACCTCGCCCGGGGCCTCCTCTACCCGCTCGCCCTGGAGGGGGCGCTCAAGCTCAAGGAGATCAGCTACATCCACGCCGAGGGGTATCCAGCGGGGGAGATGAAGCACGGCCCGATCGCCCTCATCCACGAGGAGATGCCGGTGGTGTTCCTCTTTTCCCAGGCCGAGCTCCCGGACAAGGCGCTCGCCAACGTGCAGGAGGTCAAGGCCCGCCGGGGGATCGTGATCGCCTTCACCGACCACGACCGGCCCGAGCTCCACGAGCTCGCCGACCACCTGATCCTCCTTCCTCCTGCCCCCCGGGCGCTCCTCCCGTTCACGTTCACCCCTCCGCTGCAACTCCTTGCCTACCACGTCGCCCGCCTGCGCGGCACCGACGTGGACCAGCCGCGGAACCTCGCCAAGACGGTGACGGTGGAATAA